The Solanum lycopersicum chromosome 6, SLM_r2.1 genome has a window encoding:
- the LOC101251096 gene encoding transcriptional regulator SUPERMAN, with protein sequence MERHMKMLSKNNNVEDYGNEDDGLIMCSWPPRCYTCSFCKRGFKSAQALGGHMNVHRRDRAKFLMMRHHSPPPTTNDKPRCSLLNLKTNPNPNIPPSSTSPPPSPSSSRKLSHCSHGGANSHEIMRKCVAIPNLKSSTTTKDSLCMRDKEFVRLDLQIGLFTESKQELDLELRLGYT encoded by the coding sequence ATGGAAAGACACATGAAAATGTTGAGTAAAAACAACAATGTTGAAGATTATGGAAATGAAGATGATGGGTTAATAATGTGTAGTTGGCCTCCAAGATGTTACACATGTAGTTTTTGTAAAAGGGGATTCAAATCAGCTCAAGCACTTGGTGGACATATGAATGTTCATAGAAGAGATAGGGCCAAGTTCCTCATGATGAGACACCActcaccaccaccaacaacaaaTGATAAACCTAGGTGTTCTCTTCTAAATCTCAaaactaaccctaaccctaatatTCCACCGTCGTCAACGTCACCGCCGCCATCaccttcttcttcaagaaaacTCTCTCATTGTAGTCATGGTGGTGCTAATTCTCATGAAATCATGAGGAAATGTGTTGCAATTCCAAACTTGAAAAGTAGTACTACTACCAAAGACTCTTTATGCATGCGAGACAAAGAATTTGTGAGATTGGACTTGCAAATTGGCTTGTTTACTGAATCCAAGCAAGAATTGGATCTGGAACTTCGACTAGGATACACTTAG
- the LOC101251385 gene encoding serine/threonine-protein kinase BLUS1 produces MPNSQTQKHFKKTNKIFHKKTTPTFSVSSTFHSFFNKLSFINLPYFNSFSTNKQNTFMAYNQEEQNQEDHKRIQYPLDSTCYRILDEIGRGVSAIVYKAICIPMNSSVVAIKAIDLDQSRADLDNIRREAKTMSLLSHPNILKAHCSFTVDRCLWVIMPFMSAGSLQSIISSAFPDGLSEPCIALVLKETLNALAYLHNQGHLHRDIKAGNILIDSDGTIKLADFGVSASIFEPISGYGSSFSSSSSCLMFTDVAGTPYWMAPEVIHSHTGYSFKADIWSFGITALELAHGRPPLSHLPPSKSLFMKITKRFRFSDYEKTKNSKKFSKGFKDMVGLCLDQDPFRRPTAEKLLKHPFFKSCNKGPDFLVKHVLQGLPSVEQRFKQVKIHRLLSSKKSDGDDDDDDPENGEISKQRRISGWNFNVDGFELDPVLSTTEKDQDISSLKPNYVDDVVKQVDVSELFSDTSTISSPGGSRQSSEVEGVAMNCSGDRRIGGESVSREVMLASLLFLKKSLDDQRQNVMNLISIFHGEQHVVDVNKKDNLIEVIDKLRNEVENEKKKNSTLQLEIEFLKSHYSNE; encoded by the coding sequence ATGCCCAATTCACAAAcacaaaaacactttaaaaagaCTAATAAAATCTTTCACAAGAAAACCACTCCAACCTTCTCTGTATCCTCAACTTTTCACTCTTTCTTCAACAAACTTTCATTCATAAATTTGCCATACTTCAACTCTTTCTctacaaacaaacaaaacacATTCATGGCTTATAATCAAGAAGAGCAAAATCAAGAAGACCACAAAAGAATTCAGTATCCTTTAGACTCCACATGCTATAGAATTCTCGATGAAATTGGTCGAGGTGTTAGTGCTATTGTGTACAAAGCCATATGTATTCCTATGAATTCATCTGTCGTAGCAATCAAAGCTATTGATCTTGATCAATCAAGAGCTGATCTCGACAACATTAGACGCGAAGCCAAGACAATGTCCCTTCTTTCTCATCCAAATATCCTTAAAGCACATTGTTCTTTTACTGTGGATCGTTGTCTTTGGGTTATCATGCCTTTTATGTCTGCAGGTTCTCTTCAATCCATCATTTCCTCTGCTTTCCCTGATGGTTTATCTGAGCCCTGTATCGCACTCGTCCTCAAAGAGACGCTCAATGCATTAGCCTACCTTCACAATCAAGGCCACCTTCACCGCGATATTAAAGCAGGAAACATTCTTATAGATTCTGATGGAACTATAAAACTCGCGGATTTTGGAGTTTCTGCATCAATCTTCGAGCCAATTTCAGGTTATGGATCGTCCTTTTCTTCCTCATCTTCGTGTTTAATGTTCACCGATGTAGCTGGAACTCCGTATTGGATGGCACCTGAAGTGATACATTCACATACAGGGTACAGTTTTAAGGCTGACATTTGGTCTTTTGGTATTACTGCTCTTGAATTAGCACATGGAAGACCTCCCCTGTCTCATCTCCCTCCATCAAAATCCTTGTTCATGAAAATAACTAAACGATTTCGATTTTCTGATTATGAGAAAACAAAAAACAGCAAGAAATTCTCAAAGGGTTTTAAGGATATGGTAGGATTATGTCTTGATCAAGATCCATTCAGAAGGCCAACAGCAGAGAAACTATTAAAGCATCCATTCTTCAAAAGCTGTAATAAAGGCCCTGATTTTCTTGTTAAGCATGTTTTGCAGGGCTTGCCAAGTGTGGAACAGAGGTTTAAACAAGTAAAGATTCACAGACTTTTGTCCTCAAAGAAATCTGATGgagacgacgacgatgatgatccAGAGAATGGAGAAATTTCTAAACAAAGAAGGATCAGTGGATGGAATTTCAACGTGGATGGGTTCGAACTTGATCCAGTACTTTCCACCACTGAAAAAGATCAAGATATTAGTAGCCTAAAGccaaattatgttgatgatgtgGTGAAACAAGTCGATGTATCAGAATTGTTTTCTGATACATCGACTATAAGTTCACCAGGAGGTTCACGACAATCGTCTGAGGTCGAAGGGGTTGCTATGAATTGTAGTGGAGATAGAAGAATTGGAGGTGAAAGTGTTAGTAGGGAAGTAATGTTGGCTAGCTTATTGTTTTTGAAGAAGAGTTTGGATGATCAAAGACAAAATGTAATGAATTTGATAAGCATTTTTCATGGGGAACAACATGTTGTGGATGTGAATAAAAAAGACAATTTGATTGAGGTGATTGATAAGTTGAGAAATGAAGTCGAgaatgagaagaagaaaaattctaCTTTGCAGCTTGAGATAGAGTTTCTCAAGTCCCACTATTCCAATGAGTAG